A portion of the Oncorhynchus gorbuscha isolate QuinsamMale2020 ecotype Even-year linkage group LG07, OgorEven_v1.0, whole genome shotgun sequence genome contains these proteins:
- the LOC124039578 gene encoding interferon regulatory factor 9-like isoform X1, producing MASGKIRSTRRLRAWMVEQVSSGKYPGLIWDDDDKTMFRIPWKHAGKQEFRSEVDGAIFKAWAVFKGKLSEGCHADPASWKTRLRVALNKSPEFREEPERSQLEISEPYKVYRLVPINEQALGSVDMKVQARAGGRKRRSRDSDIEAEEEVVKVKQMKEVTTSLPITMSVQEIEESVLTIQLDQVDQPSVMVKSAGTVNEIQVNFTIETVPPPGARDSFHVLVKYMGEEVLKRGVMGSDVRIAYLPSSPVPPTLMVAGFPRIPLPDPPSTLTSSIGPQFQALSTLLPFMEKGVILTSMRTGVYAKRYCQGQVFWTGPHSATAGPHKMNHAVEPVRLFDREAFRMELDHFSSHGGDPPQCGFTLYFSDKEDPSSKLIVTQITLPWAQQQVKEAEDFRESMTYFRNITSESGEVTINLVSGSLLSEILGTSLP from the exons ATGGCATCTGGGAAAATTCGCTCCACGCGCAGACTACGCGCTTGGATGGTAGAACAG GTCAGCAGTGGGAAGTACCCTGGCCTGATATGGGACGACGACGACAAGACCATGTTTCGTATACCATGGAAACATGCCGGGAAACAAGAATTCCGCAGCGAAGTGGATGGTGCCATCTTCAAG GCGTGGGCAGTGTTTAAGGGGAAGTTGTCTGAGGGGTGTCATGCGGACCCTGCCTCCTGGAAGACGCGGCTGCGAGTTGCTCTCAATAAGAGCCCGGAGTTCAGAGAGGAACCTGAGAGGTCACAGCTGGAAATCTCCGAACCATACAAAGTCTACCGCCTCGTACCCATCAACGAACAAG CATTGGGGAGTGTTGACATGAAGGTCCAAGCCAGAgcaggggggaggaagagaaggagccGCGATTCAGACATCGAGGCGGAGGAAGAGGTGGTGAAGGTCAAGCAGATGAAAGAGGTTACCACCTCCCTACCAATCACCATG TCTGTTCAGGAGATTGAGGAAAGTGTTCTTACAATCCAGCTAGACCAGGTTGATCAGCCCTCGGTCATGGTGAAGAGTGCTGGGA CAGTCAATGAGATCCAGGTGAACTTCACGATCGAGACTGTCCCTCCCCCTGGAG CCCGGGACTCTTTCCATGTCTTAGTGAAGTACATGGGAGAGGAGGTGCTTAAACGTGGGGTCATGGGCAGCGATGTCCGGATCGCCTATCTGCCCTCTTCGCCCGTTCCCCCCACCCTGATGGTTGCTGGGTTCCCCCGCATCCCCCTGCCTGACCCCCCTTCCACCTTGACCTCCAGCATCGGGCCCCAGTTCCAGGCCCTCTCCACCCTGCTGCCCTTCATGGAGAAAGGGGTGATCCTGACCTCCATGAGAACAGGGGTCTATGCTAAGCGCTACTGCCAGGGCCAGGTGTTCTGGACAGGGCCACATTCAGCCACGGCGGGACCGCACAAGATGAACCATGCTGTGGAGCCCGTGCGGCTCTTCGATAGAGAGGCTTTCAGAATGG AGCTAGACCACTTCAGCAGCCACGGGGGAGACCCTCCTCAGTGTGGCTTCACCTTGTATTTCAGTGACAAAGAGGACCCATCCAGCAAACTCATCGTCACACAG atAACCCTACCCTGGGCTCAGCAGCAGGTCAAGGAAGCTGAAGATTTCCGGGAGTCAATGACCTACTTCCGCAACATAACCAGCGAATCAGGAGAGGTCACCATCAACCTGGTATCAGGTTCATTGCTATCCgagatccttgggacgtccctaccttAA
- the LOC124039576 gene encoding E3 ubiquitin-protein ligase RNF31-like, with the protein MMSTQSVPFEEVRRRAESLLSSSGSAQVVKDDVQVMANIPLSLSDKFHHITAQTMVTENITGHRRQEVLESLGRLIKALSILEKYGCNLTSPSRPRYWRSVKHNNPVFRTTVDEIKGGKSVLFLYGYTNQQPDGLSFPDDVTHPDVEKVAAVTIEVMILRMEMDMLIKGTHAHPEMYSNILPSPNLQKITQDEPEMMSDVVVIPLGEENGDTGKDLQPLSPLPKHATSPGLRHVPTTPTDGMCDLCGATPSLLCPACGSLPFCQSCDLLYHHHPSRANHRRDRIQETCILCGVSQVSAHCSTCSQRLCLECDRLYHSHPDRGGHNRTVVAKPKRALSHSISLWECAQCTTVNEVKAVLCVTCERPRLALASLIVQEDPGQPPSSAEWQCKSCTVVNQGSSILCEVCERPRLATRPSITPILPSTPVLPSTPVLSMQGPTSDNETEWMCQFCTYVNSQPVVVCEMCNLPCKDPAGTSLKSLPLQSPIKDLASPSTPQLHPQIPPRVNIDIKRQNLMRDEGLKLVHQIREGEKNGVGPEEVYAALCVSGGSNVNPCDWLKSELPHLLDEICAMAASSALQNYKAGVSGPQDNTEPDGGSTEQQSPSVLLGEGVRLSRVEAKQAWLAAGGDTEKAVRQLLRDREVKMRELRSLGFREASQCEEALRLSGGEVQGALSVLQRPLLEPFHQRIWSDQPVAPIDAKSPDKQRMCRRLLALYELPSWGRCELALSLLQEPDAQYSLEDVIQAVKESQDREFLRRLLNKECPCCLSIFPHSKMQSLTSCQCSVCHDCFTQHFTIAVRDKHIRDMVCPVCAGPDINDPEHLDSYFSTLDIQLRDCLDREVYELFHKKLTEHALMKDPMFLWCCHCTFGFIYDGNQFKVTCPTCMKSFCNQCKKPWEAQHQDVSCEQFQLWKRENDPDYQKQGLAGFLRDNGITCPHCRFQYALTKGGCMHFSCSQCRYQFCSGCNNPFHTTACKTIQCKITGLHAHHPRDCLFYLRDWEPVRLQALLQRNAVVFNTDPPNGTQTDACGVMEQKDEGGQQIDSPCGVQTQPGEAGLCDKHYREYLVSLINGHTLDPALVYDQQEVTVACRRYQVEEQQGEGEDDRVYQDRLLKKLMEVPLGERVPRMR; encoded by the exons ATGATGAGTACCCAGTCTGTCCCATTTGAGGAGGTGCGGAGGAGAGCTGAGTCCCTCCTATCCTCTTCAGGCTCTGCCCAGGTGGTAAAGGATGATGTCCAGGTCATGGCTAACatccccctgtccctgtctgacaAGTTtcaccacatcacagcacagacCATGGTGACAGAGAACATCACGGGGCACAGAAGGCAAGAG GTCCTAGAGTCTTTGGGTCGGCTAATTAAAGCCTTGAGTATCCTGGAGAAGTATGGCTGTAATCTGACCAGCCCCAGTAGGCCCAGGTACTGGCGGAGTGTCAAACACAACAACCCCGTTTTCAGGACCACCGTGGACGAAATCAag GGTGGCAAGTCTGTCCTATTTCTTTACGGTTACACCAATCAGCAGCCAGACGGGCTCAGCTTCCCTGATGATGTCACACATCCAGACGTTGAGAAGGTTGCTGCGGTGACCATTGAGGTCATGATCCTGCGCATGGAAATGGACATGCTCATCAAG GGTACACATGCTCACCCAGAAATGTACAGCAATATCCTCCCATCCCCTAATCTACAGAAGATAACCCAG GATGAACCAGAGATGATGTCTGATGTGGTGGTCATTCCACTAGGAGAGGAGAACGGGGATACGGGGAAAGACCTTCAGCCGCTATCTCCTCTACCCAAACATGCTACCAGTCCTGGACTAAGACATGTCCCCACCACTCCTACTG aTGGGATGTGTGATTTGTGCGGTGCCACTCCCTCACTCCTCTGCCCGGCCTGTggttctcttcctttctgtcagTCATGTGacctcctctaccaccaccacccgtCCAGAGCCAATCACAGGAGAGATAGAATACAGG aGACCTGTATCCTCTGTGGTGTGTCCCAAGTCTCTGCCCATTGCTCCACCTGTTCTCAGAGGCTGTGTCTGGAGTGTGACAGACTGTACCATTCTCACCCTGACCGCGGGGGTCACAACAGGACAGTGGTTGCCAAACCAAAAAGAGCTTTAAG CCACTCTATTTCCTTGTGGGAGTGTGCTCAGTGCACTACAGTCAACGAGGTGAAGGCCGTGCTGTGTGTGACCTGTGAACGACCCCGACTTGCCCTCGCTTCCCTTATAGTTCAGGAGGACCCTGGGCAACCGCCATCCAGCGCAG AATGGCAGTGTAAGAGCTGTACTGTCGTGAACCAGGGCAGCAGTAtactgtgtgaggtgtgtgagcgCCCCCGTCTGGCCACCCGTCCCTCTATCACGCCAATACTCCCCAGTACTCCAGTACTCCCCAGTACTCCAGTACTCTCCATGCAAGGACCCACGTCAGATAACGAAACAGAG tGGATGTGTCAGTTCTGCACCTATGTGAACTCTCAGCCTGTAGTGGTTTGTGAGATGTGCAACTTGCCGTGTAAAGATCCTGCAGGCACCAGCCTCAAGTCCCTCCCCCTGCAGTCTCCGATCAAAGACTTAGCCTCACCTTCTACGCCCCAACTCCATCCCCAGATCCCTCCCAGGGTGAACATCGACATCAAGAGACAGAACCTGATGAGGGATGAAGGGCTGAAACTTGTCCATCAAATACGA gagggagagaaaaatggAGTGGGCCCAGAGGAGGTCTACGCAGCCCTTTGCGTTTCCGGAGGCAGCAACGTCAACCCCTGTGATTGGCTGAAATCAGAGCTGCCCCACCTACTGGATGAGATCTGTGCCATGGCGGCTTCGTCTGCTTTGCAGAACTACAAAGCAGGGGTTTCTGGGCCGCAAGATAACACCGAGCCGGATGGAGGTTCGACAGAGCAGCAGAGTCCCAGTGTGCTGCTGGGTGAGGGGGTGCGGCTGTCCAGGGTTGAGGCCAAGCAGGCATGGCTGGCAGCAGGAGGCGACACTGAGAAAGCAGTCCGTCAgctgctcagagacagagaggtcaag ATGCGCGAGCTGCGTTCTCTGGGTTTCCGGGAGGCGTCCCAGTGTGAGGAGGCTCTGCGTCTGAGTGgaggagaggtgcagggggctctGTCCGTGCTGCAGCGGCCCCTCCTGGAGCCCTTCCACCAGCGCATCTGGAGCGACCAGCCAGTGGCCCCTATCGATGCAAAGAGCCCCgacaaacag CGGATGTGCAGGCGCCTGCTGGCATTGTACGAGCTGCCCAGTTGGGGGCGCTGTGAGCTGGCCCTGTCTCTACTCCAGGAGCCTGATGCCCAGTACTCCCTGGAGGACGTCATCCAGGCCGTCAAGGAGTCCCAGGACAGAGAGTTCCTCCGCCGCCTCCTCAACAAGGAGTGTCCCTGCTGCCTCAGCATCTTCCCCCACAGCAAG ATGCAGTCCCTGACCTCGTGTCAGTGCTCGGTGTGCCACGACTGTTTCACGCAGCACTTCACCATCGCTGTGAGAGACAAACACATCAGAGACATGGTGTGTCCCGTGTGCGCAGGACCAGACATCAACGACCCCGAGCACCTGGACAGCTACTTCTCCACCCTGGACATCCAG CTGCGAGACTGTCTGGATCGTGAGGTGTACGAGCTCTTCCACAAGAAGCTGACGGAACATGCTCTGATGAAGGACCCCATGTTCCTGTGGTGTTGTCAC tgCACCTTTGGGTTTATCTATGATGGAAACCAGTTCAAAGTCACCTGTCCCACGTGTATGAAGAGCTTTTGCAACCAATGCAAAAAGCCT tgggAAGCTCAGCACCAGGATGTATCCTGTGAGCAGTTCCAgttgtggaagagagagaacgaCCCTGACTACCAGAAACAGGGGCTGGCCGGGTTCCTGCGGGACAACGGCatca ccTGTCCTCACTGCAGGTTCCAGTATGCCTTGACCAAAGGGGGCTGCATGCACTTCAGCTGCTCCCAATGCAGATATCAGTTCTGCAGCGGCTGTAACAATCCCTTCCACACT aCGGCGTGTAAGACAATCCAGTGTAAAATCACAGGTCTCCATGCTCATCACCCACGAGACTGTCTCTTCTACCTCAGGGACTGGGAGCCTGTCAGACTACAGGCCCTGCTGCAG AGGAATGCTGTTGTGTTCAACACAGACCCCCCTAATGGGACTCAGACTG ACGCATGTGGAGTGATGGAGCAGAAGGATGAGGGAGGTCAGCAGATTGACTCACCCTGTGGAGTCCAAACTCAGCCAGGAGAAGCTGGACTCTGCGA taaacactacagagagtACCTGGTTAGTCTCATTAACGGACACACCCTGGATCCCGCTCTTGTCTATGACCAACAAGAGGTGACAGTTGCCTGCAGGAGGTACCAGGTGGAGGAGCaacaaggggagggggaggacgaCCGGGTGTACCAGGATCGACTGCTGAAG AAACTGATGGAAGTTCCACTTGGAGAAAGGGTTCCCCGGATGAGATGA
- the LOC124039578 gene encoding interferon regulatory factor 4-like isoform X2 has protein sequence MASGKIRSTRRLRAWMVEQVSSGKYPGLIWDDDDKTMFRIPWKHAGKQEFRSEVDGAIFKAWAVFKGKLSEGCHADPASWKTRLRVALNKSPEFREEPERSQLEISEPYKVYRLVPINEQALGSVDMKVQARAGGRKRRSRDSDIEAEEEVVKVKQMKEVTTSLPITMSVQEIEESVLTIQLDQVDQPSVMVKSAGINEIQVNFTIETVPPPGARDSFHVLVKYMGEEVLKRGVMGSDVRIAYLPSSPVPPTLMVAGFPRIPLPDPPSTLTSSIGPQFQALSTLLPFMEKGVILTSMRTGVYAKRYCQGQVFWTGPHSATAGPHKMNHAVEPVRLFDREAFRMELDHFSSHGGDPPQCGFTLYFSDKEDPSSKLIVTQITLPWAQQQVKEAEDFRESMTYFRNITSESGEVTINLVSGSLLSEILGTSLP, from the exons ATGGCATCTGGGAAAATTCGCTCCACGCGCAGACTACGCGCTTGGATGGTAGAACAG GTCAGCAGTGGGAAGTACCCTGGCCTGATATGGGACGACGACGACAAGACCATGTTTCGTATACCATGGAAACATGCCGGGAAACAAGAATTCCGCAGCGAAGTGGATGGTGCCATCTTCAAG GCGTGGGCAGTGTTTAAGGGGAAGTTGTCTGAGGGGTGTCATGCGGACCCTGCCTCCTGGAAGACGCGGCTGCGAGTTGCTCTCAATAAGAGCCCGGAGTTCAGAGAGGAACCTGAGAGGTCACAGCTGGAAATCTCCGAACCATACAAAGTCTACCGCCTCGTACCCATCAACGAACAAG CATTGGGGAGTGTTGACATGAAGGTCCAAGCCAGAgcaggggggaggaagagaaggagccGCGATTCAGACATCGAGGCGGAGGAAGAGGTGGTGAAGGTCAAGCAGATGAAAGAGGTTACCACCTCCCTACCAATCACCATG TCTGTTCAGGAGATTGAGGAAAGTGTTCTTACAATCCAGCTAGACCAGGTTGATCAGCCCTCGGTCATGGTGAAGAGTGCTGGGA TCAATGAGATCCAGGTGAACTTCACGATCGAGACTGTCCCTCCCCCTGGAG CCCGGGACTCTTTCCATGTCTTAGTGAAGTACATGGGAGAGGAGGTGCTTAAACGTGGGGTCATGGGCAGCGATGTCCGGATCGCCTATCTGCCCTCTTCGCCCGTTCCCCCCACCCTGATGGTTGCTGGGTTCCCCCGCATCCCCCTGCCTGACCCCCCTTCCACCTTGACCTCCAGCATCGGGCCCCAGTTCCAGGCCCTCTCCACCCTGCTGCCCTTCATGGAGAAAGGGGTGATCCTGACCTCCATGAGAACAGGGGTCTATGCTAAGCGCTACTGCCAGGGCCAGGTGTTCTGGACAGGGCCACATTCAGCCACGGCGGGACCGCACAAGATGAACCATGCTGTGGAGCCCGTGCGGCTCTTCGATAGAGAGGCTTTCAGAATGG AGCTAGACCACTTCAGCAGCCACGGGGGAGACCCTCCTCAGTGTGGCTTCACCTTGTATTTCAGTGACAAAGAGGACCCATCCAGCAAACTCATCGTCACACAG atAACCCTACCCTGGGCTCAGCAGCAGGTCAAGGAAGCTGAAGATTTCCGGGAGTCAATGACCTACTTCCGCAACATAACCAGCGAATCAGGAGAGGTCACCATCAACCTGGTATCAGGTTCATTGCTATCCgagatccttgggacgtccctaccttAA